From the genome of Streptomyces sp. S4.7:
GCACGTCGGCATCTGGGAGCAGGACACCGCGCCCAACACCCAGCCCGATCCGCCGGGTTCGCTCGGCGCGGCGGAGCGCAGCTTCACGGCGCTCAAGGGACTCCTCGGCTGAGAGGGCCTCCCCCCGGAAGACAGTCGGGCGCCTCCGCGCCGGGGGCGCCCGGCTGTACCTCCGCTCCTTACCGTCAGCGATCGAGGAGACGCATCACCGTGCACCGCACCCTGAGACGCATGATCACAGGGGTCCTGCTCGTGGCACTGCCCGCGCTGGGTGGTGTGGCCGTCGCGCCCGCCGCCCAGGCGCACCCGGGCCACGAACACGCCCTGGACTGGTCGAACTACGAGAAAGTCACCCTGACGAAGGACACCGGCGAGCCGATCGACCTCGCCGTGCTTCCCGACAACCGTGTCCTGCACACCGCCCGCAACGGCGATGTACGGCTCACCGACCCCGGCACGGGTGTCACGAAGGTCGTCAACCACGTCGACGTCTACCAGAACTCCGAGATGGGGTTGCAGACGGTCACGCTGGACCCGGACTTCGCCACCAACAAGTGGGTCTACCTCTACTACTCGCCGCCGCTGAACACCCCGGCCGGCTCCGCGCCGCAGACGCTGCCCGCCGGGCAGACCGACGCGTACTGGAAGCAGTGGGAGGGCTACGACACCCTGACCCGGTTCAAGTGGACCGGCGACAAGCTCGACCTGTCCACCGCGCAGGAGATCATCCGGGTCGACGCCAACCGCGGCCAGTGCTGCCATGTCGCCGGTGACGTGGACTTCGACAGCAAGGGCAATCTCTACCTCGCGACGGGCGGCAACACCCCGGCGTCGGGCCCGAACGTCAACGGCTACACGCCGATCAACGACGCGGCCGGCTTCAACCCGGGTCTGGACGAGCGCCGCGGCGCGGGCAACACCAACGACCTGCGGGGCAAGATCCTGCGGATCGACGTCCAGGAGGACGGCAGTTACGAGATCCCGGAGGGCAACCTCTTCGAGCCGGGCACGGCCAAGACGCGCCCCGAGATCTTCGTGATGGGTCTGCGCAACCCGTTCCGGCTCGCGGTGGACCAGAAGACCGACGCCGTGATGTGGGGCGACTACGGCCCCGACGCCGGTACCGCCGACCCGAATCGCGGGCCGATGGGGTACGTCGAGTGGCAGACCACGACCAAGGCCCTGAACAGCGGCTGGCCGTTCTGCACGGGTGACAACACCAAGCCCTACCGGGACTTCGACTTCGCCACCCTCACGCCCGGCCCCGCCTTCGACTGCGCGAAGCCGGTCAACGACTCGCGCTGGAACACCGGTCTGACCGAGCTGCCCGAGTCCTCTCCGGCCACACTCTGGTACGGCGACAGGGACAGCGACCAGCCGTGGCCCGAGCTGACCGCCTTCCGTGGTCCGGGCGGTCCCGGCGGCCAGGCCCCGATGGGCGGTCCGGTCTACCACTACGACGCGGACAACCCCTCTCCGGGCAAGTTCCCGGAGTACTGGGACGGCAAGGCGTTCTTCGCGGAGTTCTCCCAGGACTACGTCGCGGCGCTCACGCTCGACGGGCCGGACGGCCCCGTGAGCAAGCTGGAGAACGTGCTGCCGAACAGCGAGCGTTCGCAGAACGGCATCCCGCAGTGGGACAACCCGATGGACCTGGAGTTCGGTCCGGACGGGGCGCTCTACGTCCTGGACTACGGCGACGGCTTCTTCCGGCAGAACCCCGACGCGGGTCTCTACCGGATCGACTACGCCGAGGGCAACAAGGCACCCACCGCCGTGATCAAGGCCGACAAGACGTCCGGCCAGGCGCCGCTGGCGGTCTCGTTCAGCGCGACCGGCTCCAGCGACCCGGAGAACGGTGACCTGACCTATCAGTGGGACCTCGACGGCGACGGCACGTTCGACGCCACCGGACCCACGGTCAACCGCACGTATCCGGACAACGGACAGTTCCAGGCCCGGCTCAAGGTCACCGACCCGCAGGGCAAGTCCGGGCTGACGAGCCGTCAGATCACCGTGGGCAACACGGCGCCGACGGTGCGGATCACCTCGCCGCCCGACGGCGGGTTCTTCAACTGGGGCGACGCGGTGCCGTACGGCATAGCCGTCGAGGACCCGGAGGACGGCACCACGCCGGACTGCGCCAAGGCGGCCTGGACCTTCGGTCTCGGCCACAACCAGCACGGCCACCCGGTCAACAGCGGCACCGGCTGCACGGGCGGCGTCCTGACCCCTGCCGACGCGGGACACGGTGACACCGAGAACGTCTTCGGCGTCCTCGGGATCACCTACACCGACAAGGGCGCGGGCGGCGTTCCGCCGGCCACCGGTGACGCCCAGGTGGTGCTCAACCCGGCGCTGATGCAGGCCGAGCACTACGACACGGCGGAGGGTGTCACGGTCGCGGACGACACCACGGCGTCGGGGCAGCGCAAGCTGACCTCGTTCGACGCGGGCGACTGGATCGCGTACGACCCGGTGTCGTTCGCCGGGATCAACGGGGTCAAGACCCGCGCGAGTGGCGCCGGCACGCTGGCGCTGCGCTGGGGGTCGGCCGACGCCGAACCGTTCGCGACGGTGCAGGTCCCGGCCGGTGAGGGCTGGCAGACCGTCACCACCGCGCTGCGGAACGCCCCTGCGGAGACCGGCGAGGTCTTCGTCACCGCCTCCGGCGGTGTCGAGCTGGACTCGCTGACCTTCCAGGGAGCGGGCGTCGCGGACAAGACGGCGCCCAAGGTCACCGCCACGCTCAACCCGCCCCGGCCGAACGGTGACGACGGGTGGTACACCAGCAACGTGTCGCTCGCCGTCGCGGCGAGCGACAACGGGACGGTGGCAAGCCGTCAGTACTCGATCGACGACGGTGCGACCTGGCAGTCGGCCAACGCGGCCGTCACGCTCTCCCGGGAGGGCGCCACGACGGTCCGCTACCGGGCGACCGACAACGGCGGCAATGTCTCCGAGGTGGGCTCGCTCACCGTACGCATCGACCGCACCGGTCCCACGGTGACGACCTCCGGTCTCGACGCGGACGGCGTCTACGGGGACTCCAAGCGCCCGGCGCCGGTCTTCTCGGCGACGGACGCGGTCTCCGGCGGGGCGACCGCGACGGCGACGGCCACGGTGGACGGCGAGGCCGTCGCCTCCGGGCAGGTGCTGGAGCTGTGGCGGCTGCCGCTGGGCAATCACGACCTCACGGTCAGGGCCCGGGACAAGGCCGGCAACACCACCACGAAGACGGTGGCCTTCACCACCCGTACCTCCTACGCGGACATCCGCGCGCTGATCACCCAGCTGCGGGCCGACGGCCTGATCACGGCGCAGGGACAGCAGCGGCTGACCGTGCGGCTCGGCCAGGCCGAGGCGCACGCCGACGCGGGACGCACCAGCCAGGCCGCGGCCGTTCTGGAGTCGTTCGCCGGTTACGCGGGCGACACCGCCCTCGTGCCGGACGGCGCGGCGGGCTCGGCCCTGGCACGGGACGCGCGGGCGCTGAAGGGAGGCGCCACCGGCTGACGACGGGACCGACAGGGCTGCCCCGCCTCCACGCCCCGCTCTCACCGGCGGGGCAGTCCTGTGCCCGGACTCCTTACGGAGGGACCCGTTCCCGAGAGCCCGTCGGTGCGGGTTCCGTCAACAAGGCGGCAACTTTCGGCGATCTGTGGAAAAGTTGTCGGTCGTCGTCCGCGCGCCACCGCGACCCCGTGACCGCGGGCCCTCAAGAGCACGGGCCTCGCCGGGCCTTACGGGGCCCGGCCCCGCACCGCCCGCGTACCGCCCCCGCGACAGCTCCCGAAAGCTGTCCGCAGGCGTCCAGAGGAGTTACGTCCGTGAACATCCAGTACCGCGTGTTGAGTCTGCTGCGTGACAACGGCCCGCTGTCCCGCGCGCAACTCGCGGACCGGCTGGAGGTTCCGCGCCCACGGCTGCTCGGCGAACTCGACCGCATGGTCGCCGCCGGGCGGGTCAGCGAGGCGGGCCCCGCCGCCTCACGCGGCGGGCGCCGCTCGACCCTCGTACAGCTCGATCCCGGTCTGCGGTTCGCGGCCGTCGATCTCGGTGCCAGCTCCGTCGACATCGAGATCACCGACGGCGCCCTCACACCGGTGGCCGCCTGCTCCGAGCCCGCCGACATCCGCTCGGGGCCGGTCGCCGTGCTCGGCCGCGTCAGCGAACTGCTGCGCGAGATGGCCGACCAGGGGCACTACACACAGCTCGACGCCATCGGCATCGGTCTGCCGGGGCCGGTCAGCTTCCGGGAGGGCGTACCGGTCTCGCCGCCGATCATGGTGGGCTGGAACCGTTTCCCGGTACGCGACACCCTCGCCCGCGCGCACGGCTGCCCGGTGGTGGTCGACAACGACGTCAACGTGATGTCCCTCGGTGAGCAGCACAGCGGTGTCGCACGGACCGTCGACCATCTGCTCTTCGTGAAGATCGGCAGCGGTATCGGCTCCGGCATGCAGCACCACGGCCGTATCTACCGGGGCGCGGAGGGGTGCGCCGGCGACATCGGGCACGTCCAGGTGGAGGCCGAGGCGGCGGGTCCCGTCTGCTCCTGCGGGAACACCGGCTGCCTGGAGGCGTACTTCGGCGGGGTGGCGCTGGCCAGGGACGCCACCGAGGCCGCGAAGTCCGGCCAGTCGCCGGCTCTCGCCGAACGGCTCGCCGAGCGAGGGGTGCTGACCGCGCTGGATGTCGCGCAGTGCGCGGACGGCGGCGACAACACGAGCGTCAACCTCGTCCGGGCGGGCGGCCACCGGGTCGGCCAGGTCCTGGCCACGCTGGTCAGCTTCATGAACCCGTCGATGATCGTGATCGGCGGCGGTCTGACCGGGCTCGGCTACCCCCTGCTCGCGGAGATCCGCAGCGTCGTCTACAAACGCTCGCTCCCGCTCGCCACCGGCAATCTGCCGATCGTCATGTCCGCACTCGGCCCCCGGGCGGGAGTCGTCGGCGCGGCGCTGCTGGCGAGTGAACTCAGCTACGGCGAGGGGTCCGACGACACGGACGACTGAGGCCGCGGGAGCCGGACGGCGCGGTCCCCGCCCCGTGCCGCGCCTCCGAGTGGCGCCCGGGCGACGGCTGCGTGACGATGGCCCAAGGAGGCGAGCCGACATGATCGATGCCGCGGACATCCGTGAATGGCGCACCCACGCGGTGGTCGACTCCGGCGGGCGCAAGATCGGTTCGCTGGAGGCCGTCTACGTCGACACACGTACCGACGAACCGGCGGTGGCGACCGTGCTGACGGGCATGCCGACCCGGCGCAGACTGGTCTTCGTCCCGCTCACGGGAGCCGTCGTGGGACCGGGCTACGTCAGGGTCGACTATCCGAAGTCCATCGTGAAGGACGCGCCGTCGATGGGTACGGACGACGTCCTGCCCGCCGAGGACGAGCAGGAAGTCTTCTCCCACTACGACCTGGCCTACCAGCCGGGTCCCAGCGGCGAACGCCAGCTCGCCCGGCGCTGAACCGGCGGGGCCTTCGGCGGAGCGCGTACGCTGCCGTCGATGGACGAGTGGCGTGGCTTCACCAACAAGGTGCTCTACTGAACGCAGTTCACGGCCCGGCTGGACGACGTCGAGGCCGCGCGCGTCGCCGCTCTGATCGCCGACGGTCTGCTCGGTGAGGACCCACCTGGCGCCCGCACCCGGATGCTGGCGGACGCCCTGCGGTCGGGTGAGCCGATCACTGGGGGCGACTGGCAGCCGCACGGCGAGCGGGAGGTCCGCGGCTTCGTCACGGCCCTGCTGACCCGGCTCGCGGACGACGGCTCCGCGACGTGAGCTCCCGCGCGGCGCCGGACTACCGTACGGGAGCCGGAACCGCGCACACCGCGGCCACCGCGGCCACCGCGTACGCGTACGCGTCCGTGTCCGTGTCCCAGTGGAACGGCCGGACCTCGGCGATCCGGCCGTCGGTGACCTTGCCGCCTCGGCCGCGTACATGCCGGTGAGGACGGTCCCGGGGTTCATCATGCTTCGAGCGTGATCGGTCCGGCGGGGCGCCGCCCGGCGGCAATCGGCCATCGACATGACCGGGCCCCACCACACAGACACCCGCTAGCGCTTCTCCGCGTCGACGAACGCCTTCACCGCGGTGGTCGCGGCGCGCTCCACCAGCGCCACTCCGGCCTCGTAGGACGGCTGCCCGTCGGACAGCACCGCGACGAGCAGGGTGCGGCCGCCGTGCTCGACGCGCCCGATGCTGTTGACGTCCCACAGCTCCGTCTCGCTGCGCGGCAGCCAGCCGTTCTTCAGTACCGGCGCGGCACCGGGACGCTTGCCGTCGTCGGCGGCGGATATCCCCCACCGCTGGTTCGCCTCGACCGTGCTCATGAGGGCGCGCACGTAGTCGCGGGAGGGCGCGGTGAGCGGTGAGTGGGCGTCGCCGAGAACGGCTTCCAGGAGCACCATCTGGTCGGCCGCGGTGGTGCGGGTCAGGCCCCAGTGACCGTCCTTGTCGGTGTGCGTGGCCTTCAGACCCAGTCGCTTGTTGGCCGCGTTCAGGCCGTCGGTCCTGCCGATGGCCTTCCAGAGCGCGTTCGTCGCGTCGTTGTCGCTCTTGCGGATCATCTCGGCGGCCAGCTCCTTCTGCGGCGCCGTGAGGGACACCCCGCGGTCCTGGGCGCCGAGCAGGAGGGCGGCGAGTATGTCGACCTTGACGATGCTGGCCGTGTCGAAGGCCCCGGCTCCCTCGCCGTAGGCGGCGGCGTGCCGTCCGTCGAGGTCCCGCACGGCGACCGTGTAGCGCCCGTCGCTCGCGGGCAGCGCGTCCAGGGCCTTGTTCATCGCCCTGTCGACGCCGGCCGACGTGGCGGCGGCGTGGGGCGCTCCGTCGGCCGTGCGGGCGGCTGCGAGTGCGGGGGCCTGCACCGTCACGGCGAGGACGATCGCTGCCACGGCCAATTGCTGGGACTTACGGAGACTAAGCACAATTCGGACATTAGGCAATACGGGCCCCGATGCGCAACGTGCGTATCGTCACACGGATACCGGCGCCCGGCCCGCTGGACCGCCGGGCACCGGTATCCGGACAGCCGGCGTTCTAGCAGGTCAGATCGCGGCCCGGCGCGGTGCGCAGCACGCGTGTGAACTGCTTGTACAGCTCCACCCGGTGCTCCATCTGCGCGGGGTTGCCGCCCTCGCACTCGGCGGACCCGTTCAGGCTCCAGATCGTCTGCCCGAAGCCCTTCTTGTTCACCATGGCGTCGTGCCCGGTCATGGTGCCCGGCCCGGACTGGGTGTTCCAGTACCAGAGGGCCGTCATCCACGCGACGGCCGGATCGGTCTCGACCAGCCACGGATTGTTGAGCAGGTCGACACCCAGCGCGTCGCCGGCCGCCTTGTAGTTGAAGTTCCAGCTGAGCATGATCGCGCCGCGTCCGTAGTACGCGTCCCGCCCGGCCGGGCAGCCGTAGGGCTGGGCGTCGTCGCAGAAGATCGGATACATGTCGGGGTTCTGCGACACCACGTAGAACAGCCCGCCGGTCTCGTGGCTGACGTTGGCGAGGAAGGCCGCCGCCTCCTGCTTGCGGGTCGTCCGGCCGCCGGTGCGCGCGAAGGCCGGGTAGACCTCGGTGGCCTCGGTGGCCTCGACGAGCCCGTCGTACGTGAAGAACGGGTCCCGGTCCGGGAACATCCGTTCGAACTGGGACTCGGCGACGACGAAACGCGGCTTGTGGCGCGCTTCCCCCTCTCCGCCCGCCGCGCCCCGGCCGCTCGCGCTCCGGGAGGACTGGGCCGCCGCGGGCAGTGCGGCGACGAGCATGCCGCAGACGAGCAGCAGGGCGGCCATGACGGCCGTGGTGCCTCTTCTGAACACTGTTGGTTCACTCCTGAACGGTGTGTGGGGACAGGCGTTCACAGGACAGCGCTCATCCACAACCGCCTTCCAGGAGGGTGCAGTTACGCGGACGTCGCCGCGCAGAGGCTACGGGCAGGCACCCCTCCCTGGAAAGGTACATACCAATTCTCGGGAAAAGCGGGGACTGCTCATTCCTCGGGGAGCGAGCGGACCTCGGCGCTCGGCGGCAGCTTGTCCCACCTCTGCCCCTACCGGCGTACGACGGCCGACGGCAACCGGCCACTCCCCCGCTCCGCACCCACCTCACGGACCACACCGGATACGGCGATCGTCAGGGGCGCTCGGCCGACGAACAGGCCCTAAGCTCGGCCAATGGCCAAGTATTTCGACGTACACCCCGACAACCCCCAGCGGCGCACCATCGCGAGTGTGGCCGAGAGCATCCGGTCCGGCGCGCTCATCGCGTACCCCACGGACTCCTGCTACGCGTTGGGCTGCCAGCTCGGCAGTCGGGACGGCATCAGCCGGATCCGGTCCATCCGGGACCTCGACGACCGTCACCACTTCACGCTGGTCTGCCAGAACTTCGCGCAGCTCGGTCAGCTGGTGCAGATCGACAACGACGTGTTCCGCGCGATCAAGGCGGCGACGCCCGGCAGTTACACCTTCATCCTGCCGGCGACCAGGGAGGTGCCGCGTCAGCTGCTGCATCCCAAGAAGAAGACGGTCGGGGTGCGGATCCCCGACCATGTCGTCGCCCAGGCCCTGCTCGCGGAGCTGGGGGAGCCGCTGCTCTCCAGCACGCTGCTGCTGCCCGACGAAGCCGAGCCGATGACCCAGGGCTGGGAGATCAAGGAACGGCTCGACCACGTGCTGGACGTCGTGGTCGACTCGGGCGACTGCGGCACGGAGCCGACCACGGTCATCGACTTCTCCGGCGGCGAGCCGGAGATCGTGCGCCGTGGGGCGGGCGACCCCGCGCGGTTCGAGTAGGCGGCCCGGCACACACCACGGGCCGGGGGCGGCTCTCGCGTCGCCGCCCCGGGCCCGCGCGCCTACGCTGGCCGGAGGCTGTCCGGACCGTGCTCCCGACCGTCCGGGCGGAGGAAGGAAGTCCCGCCATGGCGATCATCTCGCGCGGGTTCCACGGCCGGCGGCCCGCCCCCGGCCGGGATCTGCCGCCCGGACAGTACGAGGTCCACGACTTCCCCGTCCTCTCCGCCGGTCCCACACCGCGCGTGACACACGAGGACTGGAAGTTCACCCTCAGGACCGAGACGGGCACGGAGCACACCTGGGACTGGGCGCGGCTGATGGAGATGCCCGGCGAGTCACCGACGGTGGATCTGCACTGTGTGACGAAGTGGTCGAAGTTCGGCACCCGGTGGGAGGGCGTCTCGCTCGACCTCCTGATGGAGGGCGTCGAGACGGCCGCCGAGTTCGCCCTCGTCCACTCCTACGGCGGCTACACGACCGACCTCCCGCTGGAGGACCTTCTCGACGGCAAGGCGTGGATCGCCCACCGCTACGACGGTGAGGAGCTGGCCCCCGAGCACGGCGGCCCCGCGAGGCTGCTGGTGCCGCACCTGTATCTGTGGAAGTCCGCGAAGTGGGTGCGCGGGATCGATCTGCTGCTCGACGACGAGCCCGGCTTCTGGGAGGGCCTGGGCTATCACTCCTACGGTGACCCGTGGCGCGAGCAGCGGTACCAGGGCGACTGATGCCCCCGCCCGGACGGCTTCGCTGGCTGGTGGCGGAGCTGGTCGGCAGGCGTACCGAGTCGCGGACGGCCCGGACGCTGGTGTTCGACGTGCCCGGCTGGCCGGGGCATCTGGCGGGCCAGCACGTCGACGTACGACTCACGGCCGAGGACGGGTACAGCACGCAGCGCAGCTACTCACTGGCGTCCGCTCCCGACGGGCAGCGCGTCGAGCTGACGGTCCAGCGGGTGCCGGACGGTGAGGTGTCGCCGTATCTGATGGACGACCTGGAGCCCGGCCATCTTGTGGAACTGCGCGGTCCGGTCGGTGGCTGGTTCGTCTGGCGGCCGGAGCAGCGCGAGCACGTACTGCTGGTGGCCGGCGGTTCCGGGCTGGTGCCGCTGATGTCCATGGTGCGGGTGCGCGGCGCCGTGGACGGGCGGGCGCCGTTCCGGCTGCTGTACTCCGTACGCGAACCGGACGATCGGCTGTATGTGCCCGAACTGCTGCGCGGGGCGCCCGGCCTCGGCACGGCGTATCTCTACACGCGCGCCGCCCCGCCCGAACACCCGAGGCCGGTGGGGCGGTTGAGCGCGGACGACCTGGTCCGTTCGGGCTGGCCGGCCGATCTGCGGCCCATGTGTTACGTGTGCGGGCCGACCGGCTTCGTGGAGGCGGCCGCGTCGCTGCTCACCGGCCTCGGCCACGCCCCCGAGCGGATCAGGACCGAACGCTTCGGCCCCAGTGGAGGTTGAGATGGATACCGACGGAACTCGCGATCAGGTGTACGAGGACGGCAACGCCCTGGGCGGTCCGCTCTCCGAGATCTTCGCGGTCGACCTGACCGCCGCGGTCGGCCGCTGCGCCGGGTGCGGCGCCACGGGTCCGATGGCCCGGCTGCGCGTCTACGACCGGGCACCGGGTCTGGTGGCCCGGTGCCCGGACTGCGGGCGGGTGGTGCTGCGGCTGGTCCGGGGGCCCGACACGGCGTGGCTCGACCTCCAGGGCGCCTCCTCGCTCGCCATTCCCCTCGGCCCGCCGTCCTGACCGGCCCCCGACAGCGCAGTCGACGACCCGTCAGACCTCGGTCAGGCACCCACCCTGCGTTTGTTCCAGACGTCGAACCCGACGGCGGCCAGCAGCACCAGGCCCTTGATGACCTGCTGGTAGTCCGTGCCGATACCGACCAGCGACATGCCGTTGTTGAGGACACCGAGGACGAGTCCGCCGATGATCGCGCCGAACACCGTGCCGACGCCGCCGCTCATCGAAGCGCCGCCGATGAACGCGGCCGCGATGGCCTCGAGTTCGAAGTTGACGCCGGCCTGTGGGACGCCCGCGTTGAGGCGCGCCGCGTAGACGATCCCCGCCAGCGCGGCGAGCACGCCCATGTTGACGAAGACCAGGAAGGTGACACGCCGGTCCTTCACGCCGGAGAGTTTCGCCGCCGCGCGGTTGCCGCCGAGCGCGTACACATGGCGGCCGACGACCGCGTTGCGCATCACGTAGCCGAAACCGATCAGGAGCGCGGCGAGCAGCAGCAGGACGACCGGGACGCCGCGGTAGCTCGCGAGGGTCATGGTGAAGGCGAGGACCGCCGCGGCGAGCGCCACGCACTTGGTGAGGAAGAGGTTGCGGGGCAGGACCTCCAGCTCGTACTCCTTCTGGCGGCGGCGGTCGCGCACCTCCTGGATGAGCGCGAAGGCGAGCAGGACCAGCCCCAACAGAAGTGTCAGATTGTGGTAGTTGGTGGCCGGTCCGATCTCCGGGAGGTAGCCGGTGGAGATCTTCTGGAAGCCGTCGGGGAACGGCCCGAGCGAGCGCGACCCGAGGAAGATCTGTGTGCCGCCTCGGAAGAGCAGCATCCCG
Proteins encoded in this window:
- a CDS encoding PQQ-dependent sugar dehydrogenase — protein: MITGVLLVALPALGGVAVAPAAQAHPGHEHALDWSNYEKVTLTKDTGEPIDLAVLPDNRVLHTARNGDVRLTDPGTGVTKVVNHVDVYQNSEMGLQTVTLDPDFATNKWVYLYYSPPLNTPAGSAPQTLPAGQTDAYWKQWEGYDTLTRFKWTGDKLDLSTAQEIIRVDANRGQCCHVAGDVDFDSKGNLYLATGGNTPASGPNVNGYTPINDAAGFNPGLDERRGAGNTNDLRGKILRIDVQEDGSYEIPEGNLFEPGTAKTRPEIFVMGLRNPFRLAVDQKTDAVMWGDYGPDAGTADPNRGPMGYVEWQTTTKALNSGWPFCTGDNTKPYRDFDFATLTPGPAFDCAKPVNDSRWNTGLTELPESSPATLWYGDRDSDQPWPELTAFRGPGGPGGQAPMGGPVYHYDADNPSPGKFPEYWDGKAFFAEFSQDYVAALTLDGPDGPVSKLENVLPNSERSQNGIPQWDNPMDLEFGPDGALYVLDYGDGFFRQNPDAGLYRIDYAEGNKAPTAVIKADKTSGQAPLAVSFSATGSSDPENGDLTYQWDLDGDGTFDATGPTVNRTYPDNGQFQARLKVTDPQGKSGLTSRQITVGNTAPTVRITSPPDGGFFNWGDAVPYGIAVEDPEDGTTPDCAKAAWTFGLGHNQHGHPVNSGTGCTGGVLTPADAGHGDTENVFGVLGITYTDKGAGGVPPATGDAQVVLNPALMQAEHYDTAEGVTVADDTTASGQRKLTSFDAGDWIAYDPVSFAGINGVKTRASGAGTLALRWGSADAEPFATVQVPAGEGWQTVTTALRNAPAETGEVFVTASGGVELDSLTFQGAGVADKTAPKVTATLNPPRPNGDDGWYTSNVSLAVAASDNGTVASRQYSIDDGATWQSANAAVTLSREGATTVRYRATDNGGNVSEVGSLTVRIDRTGPTVTTSGLDADGVYGDSKRPAPVFSATDAVSGGATATATATVDGEAVASGQVLELWRLPLGNHDLTVRARDKAGNTTTKTVAFTTRTSYADIRALITQLRADGLITAQGQQRLTVRLGQAEAHADAGRTSQAAAVLESFAGYAGDTALVPDGAAGSALARDARALKGGATG
- a CDS encoding ROK family transcriptional regulator, translating into MNIQYRVLSLLRDNGPLSRAQLADRLEVPRPRLLGELDRMVAAGRVSEAGPAASRGGRRSTLVQLDPGLRFAAVDLGASSVDIEITDGALTPVAACSEPADIRSGPVAVLGRVSELLREMADQGHYTQLDAIGIGLPGPVSFREGVPVSPPIMVGWNRFPVRDTLARAHGCPVVVDNDVNVMSLGEQHSGVARTVDHLLFVKIGSGIGSGMQHHGRIYRGAEGCAGDIGHVQVEAEAAGPVCSCGNTGCLEAYFGGVALARDATEAAKSGQSPALAERLAERGVLTALDVAQCADGGDNTSVNLVRAGGHRVGQVLATLVSFMNPSMIVIGGGLTGLGYPLLAEIRSVVYKRSLPLATGNLPIVMSALGPRAGVVGAALLASELSYGEGSDDTDD
- a CDS encoding DUF6510 family protein — encoded protein: MDTDGTRDQVYEDGNALGGPLSEIFAVDLTAAVGRCAGCGATGPMARLRVYDRAPGLVARCPDCGRVVLRLVRGPDTAWLDLQGASSLAIPLGPPS
- a CDS encoding L-threonylcarbamoyladenylate synthase codes for the protein MAKYFDVHPDNPQRRTIASVAESIRSGALIAYPTDSCYALGCQLGSRDGISRIRSIRDLDDRHHFTLVCQNFAQLGQLVQIDNDVFRAIKAATPGSYTFILPATREVPRQLLHPKKKTVGVRIPDHVVAQALLAELGEPLLSSTLLLPDEAEPMTQGWEIKERLDHVLDVVVDSGDCGTEPTTVIDFSGGEPEIVRRGAGDPARFE
- a CDS encoding chitinase; the encoded protein is MFRRGTTAVMAALLLVCGMLVAALPAAAQSSRSASGRGAAGGEGEARHKPRFVVAESQFERMFPDRDPFFTYDGLVEATEATEVYPAFARTGGRTTRKQEAAAFLANVSHETGGLFYVVSQNPDMYPIFCDDAQPYGCPAGRDAYYGRGAIMLSWNFNYKAAGDALGVDLLNNPWLVETDPAVAWMTALWYWNTQSGPGTMTGHDAMVNKKGFGQTIWSLNGSAECEGGNPAQMEHRVELYKQFTRVLRTAPGRDLTC
- a CDS encoding molybdopterin-dependent oxidoreductase; its protein translation is MAIISRGFHGRRPAPGRDLPPGQYEVHDFPVLSAGPTPRVTHEDWKFTLRTETGTEHTWDWARLMEMPGESPTVDLHCVTKWSKFGTRWEGVSLDLLMEGVETAAEFALVHSYGGYTTDLPLEDLLDGKAWIAHRYDGEELAPEHGGPARLLVPHLYLWKSAKWVRGIDLLLDDEPGFWEGLGYHSYGDPWREQRYQGD
- a CDS encoding PRC-barrel domain-containing protein, coding for MIDAADIREWRTHAVVDSGGRKIGSLEAVYVDTRTDEPAVATVLTGMPTRRRLVFVPLTGAVVGPGYVRVDYPKSIVKDAPSMGTDDVLPAEDEQEVFSHYDLAYQPGPSGERQLARR
- a CDS encoding ferredoxin reductase — translated: MPPPGRLRWLVAELVGRRTESRTARTLVFDVPGWPGHLAGQHVDVRLTAEDGYSTQRSYSLASAPDGQRVELTVQRVPDGEVSPYLMDDLEPGHLVELRGPVGGWFVWRPEQREHVLLVAGGSGLVPLMSMVRVRGAVDGRAPFRLLYSVREPDDRLYVPELLRGAPGLGTAYLYTRAAPPEHPRPVGRLSADDLVRSGWPADLRPMCYVCGPTGFVEAAASLLTGLGHAPERIRTERFGPSGG
- the mmsB gene encoding multiple monosaccharide ABC transporter permease translates to MGPATTDLSKSQGDPPKPRSSATRDLLLDAARRNMRQYGMLIALALIVVLFQIWTDGVLLKPNNVTNLVLQNSYILVLGIGMMIVIIAGHIDLSVGSLAAFVSAACAVMMVEHDIPWVLALVLGLAIGAVAGAWQGFWIAYVGIPSFIVTLAGMLLFRGGTQIFLGSRSLGPFPDGFQKISTGYLPEIGPATNYHNLTLLLGLVLLAFALIQEVRDRRRQKEYELEVLPRNLFLTKCVALAAAVLAFTMTLASYRGVPVVLLLLAALLIGFGYVMRNAVVGRHVYALGGNRAAAKLSGVKDRRVTFLVFVNMGVLAALAGIVYAARLNAGVPQAGVNFELEAIAAAFIGGASMSGGVGTVFGAIIGGLVLGVLNNGMSLVGIGTDYQQVIKGLVLLAAVGFDVWNKRRVGA
- a CDS encoding serine hydrolase, whose amino-acid sequence is MAAIVLAVTVQAPALAAARTADGAPHAAATSAGVDRAMNKALDALPASDGRYTVAVRDLDGRHAAAYGEGAGAFDTASIVKVDILAALLLGAQDRGVSLTAPQKELAAEMIRKSDNDATNALWKAIGRTDGLNAANKRLGLKATHTDKDGHWGLTRTTAADQMVLLEAVLGDAHSPLTAPSRDYVRALMSTVEANQRWGISAADDGKRPGAAPVLKNGWLPRSETELWDVNSIGRVEHGGRTLLVAVLSDGQPSYEAGVALVERAATTAVKAFVDAEKR